The genomic segment TAAACTTGGATAACTGtatcttttttattatttatatatacatttaaaatatattatttatgatattatattattattttatataatatagcGATTTTCTGATCCGATGAACCGGTTGTACCGTTTTTCAAGCTAAATCGGTTCAATCATGGATCCAACTATGCAAACATTGTCTTCAACATCGTGGAGCGATTGAACCGTTTTAATCTAATTATAAAAACATTGTCAACATCACCGTTCTCTCAACTTAAATCTGTAGCCATCAATAAAGGGTTCCGagtatattaatatttttgcaaGATTGTCCGTCATGTCAATTGGAAACTTGCTTGAGCTTATTATGTATGAGTACCGAAGAAGACGAGTGTGCTTATGTAataaatatatgaattatattatTGTTTGTGGTGAAAGAATTCATTTAAAACTCAATTATCCCTCAAATTATTTGTCCctcaaaatttattatatacaAATGTAAATAAATTCAGACCATTAAAATTTGTGCATGTAACATAAAATGATAATAACCCCCCCACAAACATCAAACCACTCCACCAAATCCAAAAGTATATATCACGCACAAAAATCACTTAACAACCCCACTTTTAAGTCAAGTTGCCCCttgaaaacaaaggaaagaaaTTGAAATACGTCTATCCTTTATTGAAAATAGAATCTCATTTAATAAAACTccaaaaagtaaaaatatatatatatatatataatttattttcaatttgaaaCGGGGTTGGTGAAGTTGTTAAAAGTAATTTTCCCGtttataaatatagatcattTCCCTACACTTCCTCCAACTCCTACATCACTCACTTTCTTTTGCCAACCTTTTCCTCCTCCGCAATCACCAACTCCTGACAACGACACCATGCCGACGGTTCACGGCGAGGTTGTATGTGTTACCGGCGCTGGCGGCTTCATTGCTTCGTGGCTTGTCAAACTGCTTCTTGAAAAGGGATACACAGTTAGAGGCACTGTCAGGAATCCAGGTGAAAAATATACAACATTGAAATTCTTTTTTTCCCTATGATTTTGTCATAttatttgactttttttttttattattttgagttgTAGATGATCCGAAGAACTCACATTTGAGGGAGATGGAAGGCGCAGATGAGAGGCTGATTCTATGCAGGGCGAATCTTGATGAATATGAGAGCTTACGCGAAGCCATTAATGGTTGCAATGGTGTTTTTCACACTGCCTCACCCGTCACCGATGATCCAGTAAGCTCTTTCGTTTTTTTTATAactatgaatatatatatatatatattttttgttgcacatatattttgaattaatatTGTTATAAACTCTTTTTTCGAGTCGGAGATAGTTTGTTACGATCAAGTCTCAAATCTAAAATCTCGTGAACGTAGAATTTTGGTGTCAGATCAACTACAAATTAGTGATCGGAATATAGCTATAAGTTATGGGAACTTTGTTGGAGTAATCTTCACTCTTTtcacataaataaataacataaaaaGTGGGATAAAAGTTGGTAGTGGTGGTGGTGCTATTGGACTTATTGGTTGGACCACCAATTCTCAAAACATCAAACAACTTAATGTATTTTAtagaaatataattattttgataaatatttcaatttatttGAAGTAGAGTCCATGGGAAGCACGAAATATTTCTAATTAGCGTGTGACGCTCGTTTATGTAAAATGTTAGCAAAAGTTGTTTTCCAGACAACCACgtctaatttattattttacatACATCTAATATGTGATCCACGTATTAATTGTGGTGATTAAGGAACAAATGGTGGAGCCCGCGGTGGTTGGGACCAAGAATGTGATCACAGCCGCGGCGGAGGCCAACGTCCGCCGCGTCGTGTTAACCTCGTCAATCGGTGCGGTGTACATGGACCCCAATAGACCCCTTGATCAAGTTGTGGATGAAACATGCTGGAGTGATCTGGGATTCTGTAAAAATACCAAGGTTTTGCATATGATATTTCGGTTTTTATTAGTTCTTGCCGTTTGTTGTTGTCTAGCTCGAATAGTCTGAAAAGTGGCTCTTAAACTATCGAACTAAATAAATTGAGTTTGAAAAAAGTTCGAACATGTTCGAGCTAAACTTGAAtattatgatatcgaaatgCACGAGTTAATAAACAACATTACATTTAAATAAGTCGTGATAATTTAAAAGGTAAATTTATAACgtgatatttgttatataaataataatttttagaaatttacaatagatttaatataattttttattgaacAAGCGGAGTATTTTTTTCATACATTAAGAAAACCAAATTTCTCTCCTTTTAATATAGTAGAAATTAACTAGATATTAAAATTTGTGACCAAATAAAgtttaaattcaaaattataaataataaagaatattaattttaaataattatatcactctaaaaatatttcaatatatcgaagcaatttttcttttgagtccaatattatgatttaatctacttgttaatttatttattttacatgcCCTATTCAGAATTGGTATTGCTATGGAAAAGCTGTGGCTGAACAAGCAGCGTGGGATTCAGCTAAGGAGCTAGGTGTGGACCTCGTAGTGATCAACCCTGTATTGGTCCTCGGCCCCCTACTGCAGCCAGTCATTAATGCCAGTGTTCTTCACATTTTAAAGTATTTAACTGGCTCCGCAAAGACTTATGCTAACTCTACCCAAGCCTATGTCCATGTAAAGGATGTTGCATTGGCACACATACTCTTGTTTGAGTCGCCGGCGGCATCCGGCCGGCACCTTTGCGCAGAGAGCGTGCTCCATCGTGCCGAGGTGGTAGACATTCTCGCCAAGTTCTTTCCGGAGTATCCGATACCTACAAAGTGAGTCTAACTATCCATTTTTCTTagatttttcataaaatattgttGGTATcataagttttgatatgataATTTTAGGCTTCGCCGACTACATAGAATGTTGGGTAGAATGTTGGGAAAGCATATCTAAACGAATGAGTGAACGGAGAGAGTCCTCACCAACTACCATGTGATTGTCAATCGAGCACTTAAGTCACCAATTGAACCCCACCATTTTCTTGATGAcactttttttttctaaatcgttatatttttatttatggtaaaaacttatgtgagacggtctcatgggtcgtattttgtgagacagatctcttatttgggtcatccatgaaaaaatattaatttttatgctaagagtattactttttattgtgaatatcggtatggttgactcgtcttacagataaagattcgtgagaccgtctcacaagacacctactctttatttatttattttaacacatggtttttgttttttttttgttttttgttggtGGTGATGGTGGTGGTGATGGTGATATGGATATCTTCGTGCCAATGCACAATCGAACCAGTTCACAAGCTTTTGGAGATAgctcgaaaaatatttgaatcGTATTCTAGT from the Primulina tabacum isolate GXHZ01 chromosome 16, ASM2559414v2, whole genome shotgun sequence genome contains:
- the LOC142529698 gene encoding cinnamoyl-CoA reductase 1-like, whose translation is MPTVHGEVVCVTGAGGFIASWLVKLLLEKGYTVRGTVRNPDDPKNSHLREMEGADERLILCRANLDEYESLREAINGCNGVFHTASPVTDDPEQMVEPAVVGTKNVITAAAEANVRRVVLTSSIGAVYMDPNRPLDQVVDETCWSDLGFCKNTKNWYCYGKAVAEQAAWDSAKELGVDLVVINPVLVLGPLLQPVINASVLHILKYLTGSAKTYANSTQAYVHVKDVALAHILLFESPAASGRHLCAESVLHRAEVVDILAKFFPEYPIPTKCSDEKNPRKKPYKFSNQKLKDLGLEFTPVKQSLYDTVKSLQDKGHLPIPAQTDEPILRIQS